One window of Trichoderma breve strain T069 chromosome 3, whole genome shotgun sequence genomic DNA carries:
- a CDS encoding lysophospholipase catalytic domain-containing protein: protein MKDVLSRANITGLDTGRYIDNLTNAGTGLPRVAIAISGGGYRALMNGAGALAAFDNRSTNATETGHLGGLLQSATYLSGLSGGSWLVGSLYVQNFTSVESIIFATDGFLSTIWQFDHSILNGPDGLSITRYYRQLFDDVDDPSDGGPAFTFSSISNDTDFVSAQTPLPLIVAIERTSGQLQIASNSTVFEFNPWEMGSYDPGLEAFAPLQFVGSNFTNGTIPRNGSCIAGVDNAGFVMGTSSSLFNQAFLQIGRVEGVPEFLISAINRTLANVGSENRDIANWPNPFFRYNSSGNLNANSTVLALVDGGEDLQNIPLHPLLLAEREVDVIFAVDGSADTETLWPNGTAMVATFNRSEARVSANDSRFPDVPDQNTFVNLGLNQRPTFFGCTNGSNTPRGPLIVYMPNAPYSFQSNVSTFDLEYSIEERNQIIQNGYNMATMGNGTVDSNWPACIGCAILARSLVRTRTRIPSKCADCFARYCWNGTTNDTLPNTYEPAQILANTTEQSTSSAARISETLLLGCFAFMLAI from the exons ATGAAAGATGTGCTCAGCCGCGCCAATATCACCGGTCTTGACACCGGCAGATACATCGATAACCTCACAAACGCTGGCACCGGCCTACCAAGAGtagccatcgccatctccggTGGAGGCTACCGAGCTTTGATGAACGGAGCTGGGGCTCTGGCAGCATTTGACAACAGATCGACAAATGCGACGGAAACCGGCCATCTGGGAGGCCTTTTACAGTCAGCCACGTATCTTAGCGGTCTTTCCGGCGGAAGCTGGCTCGTCGGTAGTCTTTACGTTCAGAACTTTACGTCGGTCGAATCCATCATCTTTGCTACAGATGGATTTCTCAGTACCATTTGGCAATTCGATCACTCCATCCTCAACG GACCCGATGGTCTTTCTATCACGAGATATTACCGACAActgtttgatgatgttgacg ATCCGAGTGACGGAGGACCTG CGTTCACCTTTTCATCTATATCAAATGATACAGACTTTGTATCGGCTCAAACTCCACTGCCGTTGATCGTCGCCATTGAGAGAACTTCAGGGCAGCTCCAGATAGCCAGTAACTCGACAGTCTTCGAGTTCAACCCTTGGGAAATGGGATCGTACGACCCTGGTCTCGAAGCCTTTGCACCGCTTCAATTCGTCGGCTCCAACTTCACTAATGGCACTATTCCACGTAACGGAAGTTGCATCGCGGGGGTCGACAATGCTGGCTTTGTCATGGGCACCTCATCTTCTCTATTTAACCAGGCATTCTTACAAATTGGAAGGGTAGAGGGTGTGCCAGAATTCTTGATTAGCGCAATAAATCGCACGCTGGCAAACGTTGGCTCAGAAAACAGAGACATTGCGAACTGGCCGAATCCGTTCTTCAGATACAACTCCAGCGGAAATTTGAATGCTAATTCCACGGTTCTGGCTCTCGTAGATGGTGGAGAGGACTTACAAAACATCCCCTTGCATCCGCTGCTTCTGGCCGAACGAGAAGTCGACgtcatctttgctgttgATGGTTCTGCCGATACAGAAACACTGTGGCCAAATGGCACTGCCATGGTGGCAACGTTCAACAGATCAGAGGCCAGGGTCTCTGCCAACGACAGCAGATTCCCAGATGTGCCCGATCAGAACACCTTTGTCAACTTGGGCCTGAACCAGCGGCCTACCTTTTTCGGCTGTACCAACGGCAGCAACACTCCTCGTGGGCCGCTCATCGTATATATGCCTAATGCTCCGTACTCATTCCAGTCCAACGTTTCAACCTTTGACTTGGAATACAGTATTGAGGAGCGCAATCAGATCATCCAGAACGGATACAATATGGCAACCATGGGCAATGGCACGGTGGATTCGAATTGGCCGGCATGCATCGGCTGCGCCATTTTGGCCCGAAGCCTCGTCCGCACCAGGACTAGGATTCCTTCAAAGTGTGCAGATTGCTTTGCGAGATACTGCTGGAATGGCACGACCAATGATACCTTGCCGAATACCTATGAGCCGGCGCAGATCCTCGCCAACACGACAGAGCAGTCGACGTCTTCGGCTGCTCGGATAAGCGAGACGCTATTGCTAGGTTGCTTCGCGTTTATGCTTGCGATCTGA
- a CDS encoding enoyl-(Acyl carrier protein) reductase domain-containing protein, which translates to MSTDFKGKLAIITGASKLNGIGYATAYALAKSGADIVIHYNSNKTAAEECLAKIKALGVQAIAVQSNAGSITFGDDIVNATVAAFPGRKIDIIINNAGHATFQASTSEAPVEEFDALFHPNVRGPHLLIRAALPHITSPGGRIVNISSVVARTGTRFASLYTATKGALNTLTLAWAEELGEKGITVNVVAPGPISTDYAPPEEHELTQKFRAQQYIKRDGKAEEVANAIVFAVSPGASFISGQVIGVDGGLSYI; encoded by the exons ATGTCGACCGACTTCAAAGGAAAGCTCGCCATTATCACTGGAGCATCCAAGCTCAACGGCATTGGATATGCTACCGCCTACGCCCTCGCTAAAAGCGGCGCCGAT ATTGTGATTCACTACAACTCAAACAAGACTGCTGCCGAGGAGTGTCTTGCCAAGATCAAAGCGCTGGGCGTTCAGGCTATTGCCGTTCAAAGCAACGCCGGCTCCATCACTTTTGGCGACGACATTGTCAATGCCACTGTTGCAGCGTTCCCAGGCCGCAAGAttgacatcatcatcaacaacgcaGGTCACGCTACTTTCCAAGCAAGCACATCAGAGGCTCCCGTTGAAGAGTTTGATGCTTTGTTCCATCCCAATGTTCGAGGTCCTCACCTGCTCATCCGGGCTGCCCTGCCTCATATTACCTCTCCCGGAGGCCGCATCGTCAATATCAGCAGTGTGGTTGCTCGAACTGGAACTCGGTTTGCCTCATTGTACACGGCTACCAAGGGAGCGCTCAATACTCTCACCCTGGCATGGGCTGAGGAACTTGGCGAGAAGGGCATTACCGTCAACGTTGTTGCTCCAGGACCCATCTCAACAGATTATGCTCCGCCAGAGGAGCACGAGTTGACACAAAAATTTCGTGCTCAGCAGTATATCAAGCGAGATGGAAAGGCAGAGGAAGTTGCCAATGCTATTGTGTTTGCGGTTAGTCCAGGGGCGAGCTTCATATCTGGCCAAGTTATCGGCGTCGATGGTGGTCTGAGTTACATTTAA